The Mycolicibacterium flavescens genome has a segment encoding these proteins:
- a CDS encoding cullin, a subunit of E3 ubiquitin ligase, protein MVVRNERIDWDEICTIGELAVTTPARTTLDLARHLNRDLAVRHLDALAAATGVKVDDVAPLVERYRGWRGMKRARIALDLMDGGAQSPKETWLRLLVLDAGYPRPRTQIRVCDGAAEAFLDMGWDEPMIALDYDGEQHQTDRPRFVHDIGRNAMVENQGWLDIHVVKEHSRGFTLHRLREAAERRGWSPLARRTPGS, encoded by the coding sequence GTGGTCGTTCGGAATGAACGGATCGATTGGGATGAGATCTGCACGATCGGTGAACTCGCAGTCACCACGCCGGCTCGCACGACGCTGGATCTGGCTCGACACCTGAACCGCGACTTAGCCGTAAGGCACCTCGACGCATTAGCGGCGGCGACCGGCGTGAAGGTGGACGACGTAGCGCCGCTCGTAGAGCGGTATCGCGGTTGGCGGGGAATGAAGCGCGCTCGCATCGCACTGGACCTGATGGATGGCGGTGCTCAGTCGCCGAAGGAGACGTGGCTGCGCCTCCTCGTCCTGGACGCAGGGTATCCACGGCCTCGCACACAGATCCGGGTTTGCGACGGTGCCGCCGAGGCTTTCCTCGACATGGGTTGGGACGAGCCGATGATCGCGTTGGACTATGACGGTGAGCAGCATCAGACCGACCGACCTCGGTTCGTTCATGACATCGGACGCAACGCGATGGTCGAGAATCAGGGTTGGCTCGACATCCATGTGGTCAAGGAGCACAGCCGCGGCTTCACGCTGCACCGGCTACGGGAAGCCGCTGAGCGTCGCGGATGGTCTCCGCTCGCGAGGCGTACACCAGGGTCGTGA
- the soxR gene encoding redox-sensitive transcriptional activator SoxR, with amino-acid sequence MELIHELTPGEMSARSGVAVSALHFYEREGLIQSRRTSGNQRRYARETLRRVAFIRMSQRLGIPLSRIREALATLPDDRVPTSKDWARLSAGWRQDLDDRILHLQRLRDNLTGCIGCGCLSLKTCALTNPGDVLAEQGPGAVRL; translated from the coding sequence ATGGAGTTGATTCACGAGCTGACTCCCGGCGAGATGTCCGCTCGCAGCGGTGTCGCGGTCTCGGCACTGCACTTCTACGAGCGCGAAGGCCTCATCCAGAGCAGACGCACCTCGGGAAACCAGCGTCGCTATGCCCGCGAGACGTTGCGCCGTGTCGCGTTCATCCGGATGTCACAGCGGCTCGGAATCCCCTTGTCCCGCATACGAGAAGCACTGGCCACCCTGCCCGACGACAGGGTGCCCACGAGCAAGGACTGGGCCAGGCTGTCGGCGGGCTGGCGCCAAGACCTCGACGACCGCATCCTGCACCTGCAACGCCTGCGCGACAACCTGACCGGCTGCATCGGCTGTGGCTGCCTGAGCCTGAAGACCTGCGCGCTGACCAACCCCGGAGACGTTCTCGCCGAACAAGGACCCGGCGCGGTGCGGCTCTGA
- the arcA gene encoding arginine deiminase, whose translation MLDVTLGCDSEVGRLTAAILHRPGAELQRLTPRNNDALLFDGLPWVARAQAEHDAFAALLVERGVEVMLLADLLTEALSHSGAARMHGIAAAVDPRRLGLPLAQELSAYLRALEPAPLAHVLMAGMTFNELPLSGAELSLVRRMHHGGDFVIDPLPNLLFTRDSSFWIGPRVAITSLALPARVRETSLTDVIYAHHPRFLGVRRAYESRSAPVEGGDVLLLAPGVVAVGVGERTTPAGAEALARSLFDDDLAHTVLAVPIAQSRAQMHLDTVCTMVDVDAVVMYPPVVDSLSAFTIHRDGNGGVRIDDEVPFVDAAATAMGIDRLRVIATGLDPVTAEREQWDDGNNTLALAPGVVVAYERNVETNARLADAGIEVLPIQASELGTGRGGPRCMSCPAGRDPL comes from the coding sequence GTGCTAGATGTGACGTTGGGCTGCGACTCCGAGGTGGGTCGGCTGACTGCGGCCATCCTGCACCGGCCCGGCGCCGAGTTGCAGCGGTTGACGCCACGCAACAACGATGCGCTGTTGTTCGACGGGCTGCCGTGGGTGGCCAGGGCTCAGGCCGAACACGACGCGTTCGCCGCGTTGTTGGTCGAGCGGGGCGTCGAGGTGATGCTGCTGGCCGATCTGCTGACCGAGGCGTTGTCGCACAGTGGCGCGGCACGGATGCACGGGATCGCTGCGGCGGTCGATCCACGACGGCTGGGTTTGCCGTTGGCGCAGGAACTTTCGGCGTACCTTCGCGCGCTGGAACCCGCACCGCTGGCCCATGTGCTGATGGCGGGTATGACGTTCAACGAGTTGCCGCTCTCGGGTGCGGAGCTGTCGCTGGTTCGGCGGATGCATCACGGGGGTGACTTCGTCATCGATCCGCTGCCGAATCTGTTGTTCACTCGCGACTCGTCGTTCTGGATCGGCCCGAGAGTGGCGATCACGTCGCTGGCGCTGCCGGCGCGGGTGCGCGAGACCTCGCTGACCGACGTGATTTACGCACATCACCCGCGATTCCTCGGTGTCCGGCGGGCCTACGAATCGCGGTCGGCGCCGGTCGAGGGAGGAGACGTGCTGTTGCTCGCGCCTGGTGTGGTGGCCGTCGGTGTGGGGGAGCGGACCACACCGGCCGGCGCGGAAGCATTGGCGCGCAGCCTCTTCGACGACGACCTCGCCCACACCGTGCTCGCGGTGCCGATCGCGCAGTCGCGAGCGCAGATGCATCTCGACACGGTGTGCACGATGGTCGACGTCGACGCGGTGGTGATGTACCCGCCGGTCGTGGATTCGTTGTCGGCGTTCACGATTCATCGTGACGGGAACGGCGGAGTGCGCATCGACGACGAGGTGCCGTTCGTCGACGCCGCCGCGACGGCGATGGGTATCGACCGGTTACGCGTCATCGCCACGGGGTTGGACCCGGTGACGGCCGAGCGTGAGCAGTGGGACGACGGCAACAATACGCTCGCACTCGCGCCGGGTGTGGTGGTCGCCTACGAGCGCAACGTCGAAACCAATGCGCGGTTGGCGGATGCCGGTATCGAGGTGCTGCCGATCCAGGCGTCCGAACTTGGCACCGGCCGCGGCGGCCCGCGGTGTATGTCGTGCCCGGCCGGCCGCGACCCGCTGTAG
- a CDS encoding alkylated DNA repair protein — MELALQSSLFEHAERRHLGNGAWIDFRSGWLDDADSLFTELSEVVPWRAERRPMYDRVVDVPRLVSFHNLVDDPPPHPRLKQLRRRLNDAYAGELGEPFTTAGLCLYRDGNDSVAWHGDTVGRSSTEDTVVAIIGLGATRTFALRPRGGGKSLRLQHAHGDLLVMGGSCQRTWEHAIPKTTRPVGVRISIQFRPHDVR; from the coding sequence ATGGAGCTGGCGCTGCAGAGCTCGCTGTTCGAGCACGCCGAACGCCGCCATCTCGGCAACGGGGCCTGGATCGACTTTCGATCCGGGTGGTTGGACGATGCCGACTCGCTGTTCACCGAGCTGTCCGAGGTCGTCCCGTGGCGTGCGGAGCGCCGGCCGATGTACGACCGCGTCGTCGACGTCCCGCGCCTGGTCAGCTTCCACAACCTGGTCGATGACCCGCCGCCGCATCCACGCCTCAAACAACTCCGCCGTCGCCTCAACGACGCCTACGCGGGTGAACTCGGCGAGCCGTTCACCACCGCGGGGCTGTGCCTGTACCGCGACGGCAACGACAGCGTGGCTTGGCACGGTGACACCGTCGGTCGCAGCAGTACCGAAGACACCGTGGTCGCGATCATCGGCTTGGGTGCGACTAGGACGTTCGCGCTTCGGCCACGCGGCGGGGGCAAGTCGCTAAGGCTGCAACATGCGCACGGCGACCTGCTCGTGATGGGCGGGTCGTGCCAGCGCACGTGGGAGCACGCGATCCCCAAGACGACGCGCCCCGTGGGTGTCCGGATCAGCATCCAGTTCCGTCCGCACGACGTGCGCTAG